In a genomic window of Nostoc sp. UHCC 0870:
- a CDS encoding protein kinase domain-containing protein, whose translation MVAGKILQGGKYTLIQEIGRGGFGITFKATHHYLEQEVVMKTINEKLRQHSEFAKFEQQFQDEARRLATCVHPNIVRVSDFFVEDGLPYMVMEYIPGETLGDAFILPGIPLPEATAIHYIRQIGAALQVVHSNGLLHRDVKPDNIILRQGTQEVVLIDFGIAREFNNGVRQTHTGIVSEGYSPIEQYLTQAMRTPATDVYGLAATLYALLTGQVPLPALLRDREQMATPRELQPHLSASVNQAVMRGMAVESRFRPATVAEWLQLLPGSGINVAPPVIPTYAVPTIDLSVHNLENAASGNIFSSVKKTKTSPLKNVAIMVQKLATSKVFLGVSVALVAATAGFGITNMFADSQPKSPSKPLFEERLLESGGKNTTPQENNNIRKSSTVDSGETTPTTNSRRRRRNLPEQQTEPANTNSSSTEQSPQPNTGESPRVNSEKSSPSPNTDASPSLVETLREIRSSRKANPANSSENSPSSDNQNSTPPPVDKQPKPVVLPSAPPTDAKNPDSSSVVVPTVEVKENSSTDSPPAKVPSQKNDKLSETQPSDN comes from the coding sequence ATGGTAGCAGGCAAAATTTTGCAGGGTGGGAAATACACCCTTATCCAAGAAATTGGACGCGGTGGCTTTGGCATTACGTTTAAAGCTACTCATCACTACTTAGAACAGGAGGTAGTGATGAAAACAATTAATGAAAAACTGCGACAACATTCTGAGTTTGCGAAGTTCGAGCAACAATTCCAAGATGAAGCCAGAAGGTTAGCTACTTGCGTTCATCCCAATATTGTCAGAGTCAGCGACTTTTTTGTGGAAGATGGACTACCTTACATGGTGATGGAATATATTCCTGGGGAAACCTTGGGAGATGCGTTTATCTTGCCAGGAATACCCTTACCTGAAGCCACAGCTATTCATTACATCCGACAAATTGGCGCAGCATTGCAGGTAGTTCACAGCAACGGCTTACTACATCGAGATGTTAAACCAGATAATATTATTCTTCGTCAAGGTACTCAAGAAGTTGTCCTGATTGATTTTGGCATTGCCCGTGAATTTAATAATGGCGTGAGGCAAACTCACACAGGAATAGTATCTGAAGGCTATTCCCCCATTGAGCAGTATTTAACCCAAGCGATGCGTACACCCGCTACAGATGTTTATGGTTTGGCAGCTACTTTGTATGCTTTATTAACAGGACAAGTACCCTTACCAGCATTATTACGCGATCGCGAACAAATGGCGACCCCCCGCGAACTCCAACCCCATCTCAGCGCATCCGTCAATCAAGCCGTTATGCGTGGAATGGCTGTAGAATCTCGCTTTCGTCCCGCCACCGTTGCTGAGTGGCTGCAACTACTCCCAGGTAGTGGGATAAATGTTGCACCGCCAGTCATCCCTACCTATGCAGTCCCGACTATCGATTTATCTGTTCACAATCTCGAAAATGCGGCTAGCGGAAACATTTTCAGCAGTGTGAAGAAAACTAAAACTTCGCCATTAAAAAACGTCGCCATCATGGTTCAGAAGCTGGCTACTTCTAAGGTTTTCTTGGGTGTTAGTGTAGCTTTAGTTGCTGCTACCGCCGGTTTTGGTATCACCAATATGTTTGCTGATTCTCAGCCAAAGTCACCCTCCAAACCATTGTTTGAAGAACGCCTACTAGAATCAGGGGGTAAAAACACTACCCCACAAGAAAACAACAATATCCGCAAATCTTCCACGGTTGATTCTGGAGAAACTACACCCACTACCAACTCTAGACGACGCAGACGTAATTTACCTGAACAACAGACTGAACCTGCAAACACCAACAGCAGTTCTACAGAACAATCACCACAACCCAACACTGGAGAATCACCAAGGGTCAATTCTGAAAAATCTTCTCCCTCACCTAACACTGATGCTTCACCATCCCTAGTAGAGACGCTGAGGGAAATTCGTTCTTCACGCAAAGCTAACCCCGCCAACTCTTCAGAAAATTCCCCATCCTCTGATAACCAGAATTCTACCCCGCCCCCAGTTGATAAACAGCCTAAGCCTGTGGTATTGCCAAGCGCACCACCTACAGATGCAAAAAATCCAGATTCTTCTTCTGTAGTAGTGCCAACGGTGGAAGTTAAAGAAAATTCATCGACTGATAGTCCACCTGCAAAAGTACCATCTCAGAAAAACGACAAGCTTTCAGAAACCCAACCAAGCGATAATTAA
- a CDS encoding HEAT repeat domain-containing protein — translation MELHEIETKLQDADFQYRLKAISALQDYPTDVAVPLLTRHIQDPEFLVRTFVARELGKQKTSESFAALLQIMKFDNTPNVRAEASNSLSLFGRVSASHLVQTFLRDDHWLVRRSILAALVEMDCPEEVLEVCALGLEGEDAAVQEAAVDALGWLASSRQSEAALSQLLILKNSEAEYIRVRVAYALKHFITPEAKEALGELRQDADYRVVGAAMEDLIP, via the coding sequence ATGGAACTCCACGAAATCGAAACCAAATTGCAAGACGCGGATTTTCAATACCGCCTCAAGGCAATCTCTGCCCTCCAAGATTATCCCACCGATGTCGCTGTTCCTTTACTCACCCGCCATATCCAAGACCCAGAGTTTCTGGTACGAACATTTGTTGCTAGGGAGTTGGGCAAGCAAAAAACGTCGGAATCCTTCGCGGCTTTGCTGCAAATCATGAAGTTTGATAACACGCCCAATGTCCGGGCAGAAGCTTCTAACTCCCTCTCATTATTTGGCAGGGTTTCTGCCTCTCATCTAGTGCAGACATTTTTACGAGATGATCACTGGTTGGTGCGGCGCAGCATTCTGGCAGCCCTTGTAGAAATGGACTGCCCTGAAGAAGTGCTGGAGGTTTGCGCTTTAGGACTAGAAGGGGAAGATGCCGCAGTGCAGGAAGCCGCCGTAGATGCGCTGGGTTGGTTGGCGAGTTCCCGTCAGTCTGAGGCTGCTTTGTCTCAACTCCTGATACTGAAAAATTCTGAGGCTGAATATATCCGGGTACGGGTTGCCTATGCCCTCAAGCACTTTATTACCCCCGAAGCCAAGGAAGCCCTAGGAGAACTGAGACAGGATGCTGATTACCGTGTAGTGGGAGCAGCAATGGAAGATTTAATCCCTTGA
- a CDS encoding phycobilisome protein, whose protein sequence is MTKPPLSAAVRELIHKARIVSFATWQSTHPPIVIQRFQAADDEGRYLTDEDLDQIQQLVPSSTALVIVTRELRDRVNEIVDEARTQVLNTFPKITQPGGGLYPAARADACWRDFWHFLRCITYGIVGQHTDYTSTEGLHYMQLLYQELQVPLDAMVVGLEGIKTASLKRVASEQQAQISPYFDHLIEQLKQFQYG, encoded by the coding sequence GTGACAAAGCCACCCCTAAGTGCGGCAGTTCGGGAATTGATCCACAAAGCTAGGATTGTTAGTTTTGCCACCTGGCAGAGTACCCATCCACCGATAGTAATTCAGCGATTCCAAGCGGCAGATGACGAGGGACGCTACCTCACCGATGAAGATTTAGATCAAATTCAGCAGCTTGTGCCATCAAGCACAGCACTCGTTATAGTAACTAGGGAACTGCGCGATCGCGTCAATGAAATTGTAGATGAAGCTAGAACCCAGGTATTGAATACATTCCCCAAAATCACCCAACCCGGTGGCGGACTCTACCCAGCCGCCAGAGCAGATGCCTGCTGGCGTGATTTCTGGCACTTCCTGCGCTGTATTACTTATGGTATCGTTGGACAGCATACAGACTACACCAGCACGGAAGGATTGCACTATATGCAACTGCTGTATCAAGAATTGCAAGTGCCGTTAGATGCAATGGTGGTAGGGCTAGAAGGCATTAAGACTGCCAGTTTAAAGCGAGTCGCATCAGAGCAGCAAGCCCAGATATCCCCCTATTTTGATCATTTAATTGAGCAATTAAAGCAATTTCAATATGGTTAA
- a CDS encoding putative signal transducing protein: MGNNFITVSTFSNYIDANLAKQLLESQGIQCYLANESTVNMAWHLTVAVGWIKLQVNQTDLEQAKKVLVSSAFEIEDSADEWLQDDDIEKISWADETADRAFRTSVIGLMLLFLPIQIYSLWLLVRLLVSLRQISANRRIKVIVALLLDLLNLYILWQILF, from the coding sequence ATGGGTAATAATTTTATTACAGTATCTACTTTTAGTAACTATATTGATGCTAATTTAGCCAAGCAGCTATTAGAATCACAAGGCATTCAATGCTACTTAGCTAATGAGTCTACAGTTAACATGGCATGGCATCTAACAGTAGCCGTTGGCTGGATTAAATTACAAGTCAATCAAACAGATTTAGAACAAGCCAAAAAAGTTTTAGTATCTTCTGCGTTCGAGATAGAAGACTCAGCAGACGAATGGCTGCAAGATGATGATATCGAAAAAATATCTTGGGCAGATGAAACAGCAGATAGAGCATTTCGCACATCTGTAATTGGTCTAATGTTACTCTTCCTACCCATCCAAATTTACTCTCTATGGCTACTGGTGCGTTTATTGGTTTCCCTTCGTCAAATCAGTGCCAATCGACGCATTAAAGTGATTGTTGCTCTGCTACTTGATTTACTAAATCTTTATATACTCTGGCAAATATTATTTTGA